Part of the Nitrosophilus alvini genome, TTTTCGGTGCACAACCGAAAAAGCTTTTTACCGGAATTGTTACATCGGCACTGCTTTTTGTTTCTCTTTTCAGCTCACTGTACTTACTTTATTACGTATCAAGTACTGGAGAGATTGTCCATGTAACGCTATTTGAGTGGATAAAAGTAGGGGGACTCGATATTCCGTTTGGATTTGTCGTTGATAACGTATCAGCTATTATGATGGTAACGGTTACAACGGTTTCCGCTCTGGTACATGTATATTCGATCGGATATATGAAGCATGATAAAAGTTTCAACAGATTTTTCTCTTATCTGTCGGCTTTCGTTTTCTCAATGATGGTTCTTGTGATGAGCGACAACTTTGCCGGTCTCTTTATAGGATGGGAAGGTGTCGGTCTTTGTTCATGGCTTCTTATCGGTTTTTGGTATCACAAAAAAGATGAAACAAGAGATGTCAATCCGTCTGTTAGTCCTTCATGGGCTGCTAATGAAGCGTTCATTATGAATAGAATAGCGGACCTGGGTATGCTTATCGGCCTCTTCCTTATATATTGGAATGTGGGAAGCCTTCAGTATGATGTTGTTTTTAAAGAAGTATCAGTTTTGAATATTTCCCTTGTTACGATGATAGGAATATTTCTTTTCATCGGGGCTATGGGTAAATCTGCACAGTTTCCGCTTCATACATGGCTTGCAGATGCGATGGAAGGTCCGACTCCCGTATCGGCCTTGATTCACGCGGCTACAATGGTTACTGCAGGAGTTTATCTTGTAATAAGGGCATTCCCTCTTTATTCTATGATTCCTGATGTGGGATTTTTTATTGCTAGTCTTGGTGCTTTTGTCGCAATCTTTGCGGCTTCTATGGCGCTGGTCAATCAGGATCTTAAAAGAATTATTGCCTATTCTACATTGAGTCAGCTTGGATATATGTTTGTGGCAGCAGGCCTTGGTGCTTATTGGATAGCACTTTTCCACCTGATGACACATGCATTTTTCAAAGCACTTCTGTTCCTTGGTGCTGGTAATGTTATGCACGCTATGGATGATGAGCTTAATATATTTAAAATGGGTGGGCTCCACAAGGTGATGAGATGGACCGCAATAATGATGATAATTGCATCTGTAGCACTAGCCGGTATCTATCCTTTTGCGGGATTCTTCAGTAAAGATAAAATTCTTGAAGTTGCATTCGATTCGCACCACTATATCTTATGGTTTGTTCTTTGGGTTACTGCCGGTATGACAGCCTTTTACAGTTTTAGACTTGTAATGCTTGTCTTTTTCGGCGAAGAGAGATATAAAAAATTCGGTTTTCATCCACATGAAGCATACTGGTATATGCTGGCGGCTATGGCTCCATTGGCATTATTGGCTATCATTGCCGGTTTTTTCGAAGAGAGCTTTGAACATTTTGTGACACAGCTTCTTCCCGGATATGAGTTTCATGCACACGGCCTTGTAACATATGCTCTGATCGGAGTTACAACGCTGATCGCTCTAAGTGGCATCGGGCTGGCAGTTTACAAATACAGCAGAGGCGGATTCAGCGAAAAATGGAAAGAGACATTTATTTATAAACTTCTTTTTAATCAGTATTACATTCCGAAAATATATCAAGAAGTTATTGCAAAACCGTATGCTGAACTTTCCAAAATAGCTTGGAAAGATATCGATATGAGAATAGTTGACGCAACGGTTGATTTTATTGCAAATGTTATATACAAAACAGGTGAAAAAGGAAGAGTGGTTCAGAGCGGTAATCTATCCAAAATGCTCAGATGGATGGTTATAGGTCTGTTGATACTTCTTCTTTTTGTAATTTTTTACAGTCCGGTAAGGTAAGGAGATAGTTGATGAGTCATATTTTATCTGTATTGGTATTTTTCCCGGCACTTGCCGGAATGCTCGGGTTTATTGTAAAAAAGGACAGTATAAGGACGTACGGCATAACAGTTGCTGCTATAGAATTTATATTGTCTTTGTGGCTGTGGCTGGGTTTCGATTCTGCAAATGGCGGTATGCAGTTTGTTGAAATTGTGCCACTTATTCCTCAATTTGGTGTCAGCTATTATCTTGGTGTTGACGGTATATCATTGTTTATTATACTGCTATCTACTTTTATAACATTAATAGGTTTAATATCACTGACTATAACCAAGAATCTCAAGAATCTTATAATTTCTCTACTTTTTCTTGAAATGACAATGGTTGGAGTCTTTGTTTCTCTTGACGCGATTCTTTTCTACATTTTCTGGGAACTCTCTCTAGTCCCTATGCTTTATATTATAGGGTACTGGGGTAGTAATCTTAGAATCTATGCATCTATTAAATTTTTCCTATATACCTTTACCGGATCGTTGATAATGCTTATCGGTATGCTTTTTATGGCATATCTTTATTATGAAGCTACAGGAACGATAAGTTTCGCAATTCCTGACTGGCATAGACTTATAATTCCATTTGACCTTCAGCTATGGCTCTTTTTGGCATTTTTTATCGGACTTGCTATCAAAGTCCCGATGTTTCCGTTCCATACTTGGCTTCCGTATGCTCATGGTCAGGCACCGACTATCGGTTCTGTGATACTTGCTGCGGTTCTTTTGAAAATGGGTACATACGGTTTTGTCAGACTTTCATTGCCGATATTCCCTGATGCGGCTGTAGCTGCTATAACGCCTATAGCAATTTTGTCTCTTATCATGATTATATATACCGCTATGGTTGCGTATGCTCAAGAAGATATTAAACAGGTAATCGCATACAGTTCAATATCTCATATGGGTGTTATTGTTCTGGGTACCTTTGCTATGAACGCCGAGGGAATAGGCGGGTCTATATTTTTAATGCTGAGCCACGGTATAGTGAGTGGGGCGCTGTTCATGCTCGTAGGTAATATTTACGACAGACGCCATACGAAACTTATGAATGAGTTTGGTGGTCTGGCTTCTGTTATGCCGGCATATGCTACTATATTTGGAATAATGCTGATGGCTTCTGTAGGACTTCCTCTGACAATCGGTTTTGTAGGTGAGTTTTTGAGTCTTTTGGGATTTTATAAAATATCTCCTATGATGACACTTTTGGCCGGTTTTTCAATAGTATTGGGTGCAGTTTATATGCTGACTCTTTATAAAAGAACATTTTTTGGTCCTATTACAAATGATAAGAACAAAACTTTGTCAGATTTGAACGCCAAAGAGTTAACTTCTCTTATTCCTCTGGTTCTTGTTGTTGTCTGGCTCGGCGTATACCCAAAACCTGTACTCGGTCCGATCGATAACAGTGTTCAGAATCTTTTGGAACTGATGGATAAAAAGGCTATAACTAAAGAAGCAAAAGAGATTTTAAGCTCTAACAGAGCGGAAGTGGAGGCGAAATAATGGAGCCTATTAACGTAAGTTTGGAATCACTCAATTTAGTAACATTAGCTCCTATGCTAATTGCCATTGCCGGCGGTTTGACTATTCTTTGTATAGACCTTGTGGCAAAAAATCTGCACAAATCGCTTTATGTAATGCTTGCAATTCTCTTTTTGTTTGTTGATTTGGGAGCGATAATAGGTCTTGAAGTAAACCAAAGAGGTTTTTTCGACGTTATGCTTGTAGACGGCATTGCAATACTTTCTCAGATTATAATGGTTTTTGCTTCTATGCTGTTTATTCCGCTTGCACTAACGTCTAAAAGATTTCATGAATTTTCAATGCCGGAGTTTTTTGCGCTCTTTTTATTTATGGTGAGCGGATTTCAGTTTATGGTCGCGACAGATAACTTGATACTGATATTTGTGGGTCTTGAGACTGCAAGTCTTGCTCTTTATACGATGATTGCTATGCATAACAGAGAAAAATCCTTCGAAGCAGCCATAAAGTATTTTACAATGGGTGCTTTGGCTGCCGGTTTCTATGCATTCGGTTCACTTCTGCTTTACGCCCTCACAGGCAGTGTAGAGATATATAAAATTGCCGAAGTTCTTGCCGAGAGAGGATATGAACCTATAATGGTTGTTCTAGCCGCAGTTGCTTTTATGATAGCCGCTCTTGGTTTTAAGCTTTCAATGGTGCCTTTTCATACATGGACGCCTGATGTATATGAGGGAGCGAGTGCGGCTCTTGCCGGATACATGTCCGTAGTGCCGAAACTTGCAGGTTTTGTCGTAGCTATAAGACTGTTTGAGTTCTTGATCCATAGTGAAGTGATGTGGGTAAGGGATATTCTATATATAGGTGTTGTAATAACAATGACGTTTTCAAACATTGTCGCTCTGGTTCAGGATGATGTTAAAAGAATGCTTGCCTACAGCTCAATTAGTCATGCCGGTTTCGTAATGGCTGCCATAATGATAGGTACAACGCAGGCAAACAGTGCTCTTTTCCTCTATTGGGTACTTTTCCTGTTTACAAACCTGGGTGCATTTACTATGCTATGGATATCAAGACATAAAAGTCAGATATGGGATAAAAGATTTGACCATCCTTATTCAAAATTTTCGGGTCTTGTACATATAATGCCGGTTGCCGCAACAATCATGGCAATGTTTATGCTAAGCCTTGCCGGCGTTCCGCCGTTTTCACTCTTCTGGGGCAAACTTTATATAATGAGTGCTGCCGTAAATGCCGATTATATTGTTTTAGCTGTAATAATGGCTATAAACAGTGCTATTTCAGCCTACTATTATCTTAAACTTATAGTCTATATGTTTATGAGAGAGCCAGTTGTGGATAAAGAGACGATCTATTTTAAAAACACATCACTCTCTTTGAAAACTATTGTGGGTTTCTCAGCTATCACAACAATCCTGGCTACTTTGGCTGTATCCCCTCTTATGGAGTATATTACTTATTACGTTAAAATAAGCGG contains:
- the nuoL gene encoding NADH-quinone oxidoreductase subunit L, whose translation is MEKYLYIALFAPLVGSLFAAIFGAQPKKLFTGIVTSALLFVSLFSSLYLLYYVSSTGEIVHVTLFEWIKVGGLDIPFGFVVDNVSAIMMVTVTTVSALVHVYSIGYMKHDKSFNRFFSYLSAFVFSMMVLVMSDNFAGLFIGWEGVGLCSWLLIGFWYHKKDETRDVNPSVSPSWAANEAFIMNRIADLGMLIGLFLIYWNVGSLQYDVVFKEVSVLNISLVTMIGIFLFIGAMGKSAQFPLHTWLADAMEGPTPVSALIHAATMVTAGVYLVIRAFPLYSMIPDVGFFIASLGAFVAIFAASMALVNQDLKRIIAYSTLSQLGYMFVAAGLGAYWIALFHLMTHAFFKALLFLGAGNVMHAMDDELNIFKMGGLHKVMRWTAIMMIIASVALAGIYPFAGFFSKDKILEVAFDSHHYILWFVLWVTAGMTAFYSFRLVMLVFFGEERYKKFGFHPHEAYWYMLAAMAPLALLAIIAGFFEESFEHFVTQLLPGYEFHAHGLVTYALIGVTTLIALSGIGLAVYKYSRGGFSEKWKETFIYKLLFNQYYIPKIYQEVIAKPYAELSKIAWKDIDMRIVDATVDFIANVIYKTGEKGRVVQSGNLSKMLRWMVIGLLILLLFVIFYSPVR
- a CDS encoding NADH-quinone oxidoreductase subunit M codes for the protein MSHILSVLVFFPALAGMLGFIVKKDSIRTYGITVAAIEFILSLWLWLGFDSANGGMQFVEIVPLIPQFGVSYYLGVDGISLFIILLSTFITLIGLISLTITKNLKNLIISLLFLEMTMVGVFVSLDAILFYIFWELSLVPMLYIIGYWGSNLRIYASIKFFLYTFTGSLIMLIGMLFMAYLYYEATGTISFAIPDWHRLIIPFDLQLWLFLAFFIGLAIKVPMFPFHTWLPYAHGQAPTIGSVILAAVLLKMGTYGFVRLSLPIFPDAAVAAITPIAILSLIMIIYTAMVAYAQEDIKQVIAYSSISHMGVIVLGTFAMNAEGIGGSIFLMLSHGIVSGALFMLVGNIYDRRHTKLMNEFGGLASVMPAYATIFGIMLMASVGLPLTIGFVGEFLSLLGFYKISPMMTLLAGFSIVLGAVYMLTLYKRTFFGPITNDKNKTLSDLNAKELTSLIPLVLVVVWLGVYPKPVLGPIDNSVQNLLELMDKKAITKEAKEILSSNRAEVEAK
- the nuoN gene encoding NADH-quinone oxidoreductase subunit NuoN, which encodes MMEPINVSLESLNLVTLAPMLIAIAGGLTILCIDLVAKNLHKSLYVMLAILFLFVDLGAIIGLEVNQRGFFDVMLVDGIAILSQIIMVFASMLFIPLALTSKRFHEFSMPEFFALFLFMVSGFQFMVATDNLILIFVGLETASLALYTMIAMHNREKSFEAAIKYFTMGALAAGFYAFGSLLLYALTGSVEIYKIAEVLAERGYEPIMVVLAAVAFMIAALGFKLSMVPFHTWTPDVYEGASAALAGYMSVVPKLAGFVVAIRLFEFLIHSEVMWVRDILYIGVVITMTFSNIVALVQDDVKRMLAYSSISHAGFVMAAIMIGTTQANSALFLYWVLFLFTNLGAFTMLWISRHKSQIWDKRFDHPYSKFSGLVHIMPVAATIMAMFMLSLAGVPPFSLFWGKLYIMSAAVNADYIVLAVIMAINSAISAYYYLKLIVYMFMREPVVDKETIYFKNTSLSLKTIVGFSAITTILATLAVSPLMEYITYYVKISGF